gcaaagacacaaacccaaagcaaaaacaaaatacacgtaactattttaatagttacgtaactatctttgttggtcaattttaccaagcaaatttttttgtgtgtaaataaatttctacaatgcataaataatttgaaaaatactaacgttttaaaatattgtggtCAAGTAAacattggaaaataaatatttccccaTACATATTATCCAAAGttgcattttaaagtttagCATGCTTGAACGAGCTAATTTTACATTCAACTTTGGCCCAATAGGTAACGCATCTGACTCTGATTCTACGGCAGAGtaagtaaaaattttttaagacgcataattaacatttccttaacaatattaagaacaaaactgtggtaaaaagttaatatgccctgcaggaaacggaatcagttttggactattaaaatactagttgggtcaaggaggttaactagttcaagttatgtccatttccttgtaacgaagtggtccatttttcatatgcttgtcgtcggaaacaactagtccatttactactagttttgcactagtggctgttaaccaatttatggttacagctgttaaactacactaaaaaaaatattttcacgaaaaaattaaaaataatctgtaaaccatcaagtgattggatttcagtagtacttgacgatgcccaaattgacgctctcctaatttagtacccaattaataggcgcggtccttagaaaatttctgataattattatgtaataaaatacagtaaatgataattaaatggaattaaaacaaacttactttttttgaggcaagtcgccctctctaggacttgaacccgggtcCTTTGGATTTGAAGACACACTAAcagattgagccatacacgcatcacattttgtaatgccctaacaaggtttatgaattttagtgtgacataattcataaacagtaatattttacatatatattgcctcggacagattaaacaaagtttaaaataaaactaaagcatatcctagcaaacaaaaaacaaaaaagaaatgtacagagactggggattaaaccgaggacctcgagtgtttgatttgtttagtgctaaatttcccaagacatttacactctaggctatattattggataatatgtgtttcatttgaaactaataaaattccagttgccttttaactagaccctaacatgtatttgttctaccagttaaatatttttaaggttttttttgtcagagaGGTaccagtccgagacaagtttattttctactagttttgtattaatcattttttcgactagcacaaattttctagaccctgtgtagtccaaatgcattcagacaaattccggttgcttaatattatttgtataactagttgtttttcagactagttcgcattttgtCCTGCAAGGTGATAagttaactaataaaaaaaaagttgtgttgtgttgtgagcgggatttgaacctcgttcccccgagcacaaaataatatcaggACCTAGCCCTTGGCCTCTGAGCCAtgcccacatttttttttcgtggcaGAATGCTTTTCTGAGTtagagaaaatacaaaaagagaATAATACCTTATTAAAATGTTCGAAAATACCAATCTGGTATGttcgaaaatataattttgatatgGCCACATATCGGACCGAAATTGATCTGAAAAAATACCCAAATTATGACcagttttggtatttttttttctctgtgcgatggatgattatttttggtctttttttctctgtgtatataTCAATGAAAAGGtgattattatatattatactaGCAGggtgcccgcagcttcgcttgcggataacccaaatatctgAAGCTACTTTTCATATGAAATAGTTTGCAGtagaattatataattttgcattttagaagttagtttaaatttatttgtatttttggatGAAACTTTTATTAACCCTCATTTCCACACCACCCGGAGGTAGAGGATTCGGCGCGTTTTTTTAAACGTGGTTTCCCCTACATAGGCCTAGTCCACAATataagttcaaatatttttaaaagttattttaaaacctctctgtaaacaacattttttgtttggccatcAGGAGATAGGATGATTAAGCTCTTTGCTGAGCTAACTCTTGAACAGGccacataaaattgtccatggGAAAAACAATCGTCCCTAAGATCTTATCCAGCTACTTTCAAAGTCTGCCCTTGTgtcttatttattgtaatggcAAAACAGACCTTTACAGGAAACTGTagacgtttaaactcaaatggTAAGTTGGATGACGTTAGAGGAATTCTTGGTATGAATACTGTCTCTCCTTTGGCACAGCCGGTAAAAATAACGgcttcaataaaaaatttgtgaaGAGCTTTAACTTGCAATCTCGTTccattgcataactttggGGGACTTAAGTTTCTTAGCAACATTATTGGTGTACCAATTTTTTGCGTAAGAACGTGCAAAGGCAATCCTGCTGGATTCGGGATCTTAAGAAATTCAGTAGGATAATGCACAGCATCTTCTACCTCAGTAACAGTGTCAACTGATTTGTAAGTAAGTTCCTCACCGTTAAATGATTTTGAAAGATGCTTATTTATTGAAGCAGCTCTGTCATTTCTTGAAGCTAATATTGCTCTTTCTGATAGCCAGTCCAATGACTTGTGaacaatatttgaaatatctggaaaatttttatacccgttactcgtacgAGGGTGGTCCGATAAGTACTTAGCCTCACCGCCCGAAGGCGCCACTATCGCAAGAAAACTTTTCTATCGTGTAGTACATTCTAGTAGACGGCTACTGTCTAAATTTCAGCCGAATCGGACTCGTAGCTTTGTTTTGCCAGCGTGTGGCATCATACGTGTTCGcggattttagaaaaatggaGAAAGAGCAATATCGGTCTGTGATTCGATTCTTGTTTTTGGAAGGGAAATCACGCAGCGAAATCAAAGAGCGCTTGGATGCTGTGTACGGTGACTCTTCTCCTTCGATAGCGACCGTCAAAAATTGGTTTAACGAGTTTCAACGTGGTCGCACGTCGGTTTTTGATGAGCCACGCCCAGGTGCCCCGAAATCGGCTACCACGGAGGATAACGTCCAAAAAGTCCACGATCTCGTTTTGGCAGATCGCCGATTGAAGATACGCGAGATAGCTGAGACAGTACGCATGTCAAAAGACCGCGTGGGTCACATCCTGCATGAAATTTTGGTCATGAGAAAGCTGTCGGCGCGATGGGTGCCGCGATTGCTCACTCCGGGCAACAAACACTTCCGCCCTCGCCAAGGCCAAATTGGTCGAATTGGGCTACGAACTGCTACCCTATCCACCATATTTTGCAGGTTTGGCCCCGTGTGACTTCTTTTTGTTTCCAAACTTGAAAAAGTCTCTCGCTGGACAAAAATTTGCGTCGAATGAGGAGGTCGTCGCCGCCACAGAGGCCTATTTTGCAGACCTCGAGaaaacttatttttcagaCGGGTTAAAGAAGTTGGAGCATCGCTGGGTCAAGTGTATCGAGCTAAAAGGAGATTATGTTGAGAAATAAAAAgccatttttccaaaattttcgtttttcttttggAGGCTAAGTACTTATCGGACCAccctcgtagagtaaaagggtatattagattcgtgcaaaagtatgtaacaggtagaaggaagcgtttccgaccctataaactatatatattcttgatcaggatcactagccgagtcgagccatgtccgtctgtccgtctgtccgtctgtctgtctgtctgtctgtatgaacgctgagatctcggaaactacaaaagctagaaggttgagattttccacgcatattcttgggcttcctacgcagcggaagtttattttagccgagtgccacgccccctctaacgccgacaatagcccactaacgattttaaaatgtgtctggcgcccacaccttttaagatttccgagaagtataaatgcaattttgttgtgcatatttatacctatcgaaatgtagaagacatttttcaaatcggaccattcattaaaaagttatacgcaatcaaaatttctatatctatctccctcgcactcccttcagctgagttacgattattagtcgggacaccaacccgagtacagcgttcgctttagctgagtgacgggtattagatagtcgggacacgaacccgactatagcgttctctcttgtttgatGTAAGTTCTTCCAAAGTGTTAACAACTGTACCTAAACttgataaaattattatttttccatcaacagttggataacactagtttacaaaataatattcttggtgtgcttcccagcaattgatggcaaattctgttagtgctggacccttagatcacaaaaatagcacttatttttttttcgacggcacagtttttttttaaagattttttaaagttcgaaatgttaaatttcggacttttttcgaatttcttcttatatctcggcagatatccactcggttgggccagttttagttttattttaaagtcgatagatcagagcttaactttgccatacagatcaatacgattggatgagtaatggcagcgcagaagctcgacaaagaggaaaaatgtgtttttttgtcgtctgtaagtcggctgtatatatcgtaaaaactcgaaataaatccgttgaaaaatcataatgggtacaaacttaaagtttacatcctaccgaataaaacaagccggatatggcccaaatccatggaaaactggatttttaaagttcggatttttacacttttttcggttgacagagtccaaatttaagatttatcataggcggcgacatgtaaacaaaaatgagtggtgacggcagccgggtcaaaaaatagctaaatttaaaagctagaaaattataaaataaatttaatttctgaaaattcctttaaaaatataaaattgcttgcgttatgactgtgagtatttttaactaagtactatccatttggatagttcattcttatgaaaaaagtaaccttaattaaaaaattcactttaataattttctagcttttaaatatctgatttagctatttagtgacccggctgccaacaccaattatttttgtttacatgtcgccgcctatgataaatcttaaatttggactttgtcaaccgaaaaaagttgaaaaatccgaactttaaaaatccaccataaatccagttttccatggatttgggccatatccggcttgttttattcggtaggatgtaaactttaagtttgtacccattatgatttttcaacggatttatttcgagtttttacgatatatacagccgacttacagacgaccaaaaaacacatttttcctctttgtcgagcttctgcgctgccattactcatccaatcgtattgatctgtatggcaaagttaagctctgatctattgatcaaccaaccgagtggatatcgGCCgagatataaaaagaaattcgaaaaaagtccgaaatttaacattttaaactttaaaaaatctttaaaaaaaaactgtgccatcgaaaaaaaatttagtgctattttcgtgatctaggggtccaaatctaacagaatttgccatcaattgctggggagcatttctccatctcctattTTAGGTAAAGTTTGGGCAAAAACACCGGCCGTTCTATCACCTagtaaaagaaatataaatatatacatatatcaactttaattatttttatacccttgtagagggtattataatttcagtcagatgtttgcaacgcagtgaaggagacgtttccgaccacataaagtatatatattcttgatcagcaccaatagccgagtctatctagccatgtccgtctgtccgtctgtctgtctgtccgtatgtccgtttctatgcgaactagtctctcagttttaaagctatcgcgatgaaactttcccgaaagtctgctttctattgcaggtagtacatatgtcggagccagctggatcggaccactatatcttaaggctcccataggaatattaaaacatatataagaaaattcattgttactttgtagaaagtaggcgttttaattcttgactacttaaaaacaatattcaaaaatagaaacgctgaatctggaatccctggaactgcaccgagtgagtattactttatctgcaagggtatataagcttcggctggccgaaggtagcttcctttcttgtttgaaatggtatttcgaagaaaaaaatgacaatcataaagcagagtcagggggtggaaaagagatggagatatatagTTGCAAGCGTGTGCAACATCAGCTACTTTTAAATCGGGtactaaaaatagtaaaaagttaaaaattgaagccgtcatattttttaaacttttattatgtttttaactattttttagcgAAAACACGGTATCGATTGGTTTAACGGTTTAGCGTACaggatttaattttctaattgaatgagtttggggcactttggtgaGGGATTGGTCACCAATAACTATAAACTAAAGTCTACAGAAATTAAAACCGTATTAAagcacattttatatttttaaggaagcGCAGGGAAATGCATGGCAGAGGAagagggagggagacggaatcatttgttgacaatttgtatgaaaatgcagagagagatagcaatatgcaggcagcaaacgtacatacatatgtatgatgcttatggagacacttgaa
The genomic region above belongs to Drosophila takahashii strain IR98-3 E-12201 chromosome 2L, DtakHiC1v2, whole genome shotgun sequence and contains:
- the LOC138914855 gene encoding protein GVQW3-like; translated protein: MEKEQYRSVIRFLFLEGKSRSEIKERLDAVYGDSSPSIATVKNWFNEFQRGRTSVFDEPRPGAPKSATTEDNVQKVHDLVLADRRLKIREIAETVRMSKDRVGHILHEILVMRKLSARWVPRLLTPGNKHFRPRQGQIGRIGLRTATLSTIFCRFGPV